In the Siphonobacter curvatus genome, one interval contains:
- a CDS encoding winged helix-turn-helix transcriptional regulator, whose product MFQLEEELPLSAQACTNKLASIGDALYVIGGKWKLRIILALQEGKKRFNEIQRAVEGISARVLSHELKELEINGFIKRVVYTETPVVIEYELTQYSDTLQDVLESLSKWGEMHRRRIMHVPVNE is encoded by the coding sequence ATGTTTCAGCTAGAAGAAGAACTTCCGTTGTCTGCTCAGGCCTGTACCAACAAGCTAGCATCCATTGGCGATGCTTTGTACGTCATTGGCGGAAAGTGGAAACTACGAATCATCCTCGCCCTGCAGGAAGGAAAAAAGCGATTTAATGAGATTCAACGGGCGGTAGAAGGAATCTCGGCCCGGGTACTTTCTCACGAGCTAAAAGAGCTGGAAATCAACGGATTCATTAAACGGGTGGTGTATACCGAAACGCCCGTGGTTATTGAATATGAACTGACCCAATACAGTGATACGCTGCAGGACGTACTAGAATCCCTGAGTAAATGGGGAGAAATGCACCGACGACGAATCATGCATGTACCCGTGAATGAATAA
- a CDS encoding hybrid sensor histidine kinase/response regulator produces the protein MNNVTKVLIVDDDEDDYLLTSDYLRDIPGSQFALEWANSYSSALEKLKTSNPQIAFVDFFLGAKTGLDLIEEVHAIGLSTPMVLLTGRGDRKVDEEATKRGAVDYLVKRDLNAEKLERCIRYALERAATLNTLRESERRYRSLFNQLREMIFLASPSGEFLYVNPNGSELLGYTPEDFTQKRMPELFESTERYAIFSSILDQFGEIEDFEVALLTSQGEKRYCTIYASVQSDGFGVRQIQGIVHDITARKKAERDTLLTEKLAATARLVRTLAHEVRNPLTNINLSADELLTGMEDDTLLMYPQIIKRNSQRINDLISELLNSSRQAEINLADFSIHQILDETLALAMDRVQLKNITLQKDYGEDCFVKVDKEKIKIAILNIIVNAIEAMEPEIGILHVQNHVAGDFCYVTIEDNGSGIPAENLGRLFEPYFTSKNNGIGLGLAATLSIVQSHKARIDVESEVGVGTAFTISFPLAGTEAEDF, from the coding sequence ATGAATAATGTGACGAAAGTCTTAATCGTGGATGACGATGAGGACGATTACCTGCTCACGAGTGACTACCTGCGAGACATCCCAGGCAGTCAGTTTGCGTTAGAGTGGGCCAATAGCTATTCCAGTGCCCTGGAAAAACTCAAGACCAGTAATCCCCAAATTGCTTTCGTAGATTTCTTTCTCGGAGCCAAAACGGGCCTTGACCTTATCGAAGAAGTGCACGCCATTGGGTTGTCTACACCCATGGTACTACTGACGGGTCGTGGAGACCGTAAAGTGGATGAAGAAGCCACGAAACGGGGAGCTGTGGATTACCTGGTGAAACGGGATTTGAACGCCGAAAAACTCGAACGCTGTATTCGCTACGCACTTGAGCGGGCGGCTACGCTTAACACCCTGCGCGAGAGCGAACGCCGGTACCGGAGTTTGTTCAATCAATTGCGGGAAATGATTTTTCTGGCGAGTCCTTCGGGTGAATTCTTATACGTCAATCCAAACGGTAGCGAATTACTGGGCTATACTCCGGAAGATTTTACCCAAAAGCGGATGCCCGAACTTTTCGAAAGCACGGAACGCTACGCTATTTTTTCTTCCATACTCGATCAATTCGGCGAAATCGAAGACTTTGAGGTGGCCTTACTGACTAGTCAGGGAGAAAAACGATACTGTACGATATACGCCAGTGTACAGAGTGATGGCTTTGGGGTGCGGCAGATTCAGGGAATTGTCCACGATATTACGGCTCGAAAGAAGGCCGAACGAGACACCTTGCTTACGGAGAAACTGGCGGCTACAGCCCGCCTCGTACGCACGCTGGCTCACGAAGTACGTAATCCGCTCACCAACATCAATTTATCGGCGGACGAACTGCTCACGGGCATGGAAGACGATACCTTGCTGATGTATCCTCAAATCATCAAACGCAACTCTCAGCGGATTAATGATTTGATTTCGGAACTTCTGAATTCCTCCCGGCAGGCAGAAATCAATCTGGCCGATTTCTCAATCCACCAGATTCTCGACGAGACGCTAGCCCTGGCGATGGACCGGGTTCAATTAAAAAACATTACGCTACAGAAAGATTACGGCGAAGATTGCTTCGTAAAGGTTGACAAGGAGAAAATCAAAATTGCGATTCTCAATATCATTGTCAATGCCATTGAAGCCATGGAACCTGAAATAGGTATTCTTCACGTGCAAAACCACGTAGCCGGTGACTTCTGTTACGTAACCATTGAAGACAACGGATCAGGCATTCCAGCGGAGAATTTGGGTCGTTTGTTTGAACCTTATTTTACGTCTAAAAACAATGGAATCGGACTGGGTCTGGCCGCTACGCTGAGTATTGTCCAGTCCCATAAAGCCCGTATTGATGTCGAATCAGAGGTGGGTGTAGGTACGGCCTTTACGATTTCATTTCCGCTGGCCGGAACCGAAGCCGAAGACTTTTAA
- a CDS encoding response regulator, whose amino-acid sequence MKHNLKKPVVLLIADDDEEDREMTREAFEGNFVFSQIQMVTDGLALIDYLFRQGIYVDPERSPRPGLILLDLNMPRMDGRQALQHIKSHPELRSIPVIVLTTSHAEEDIFKSYNLGVNCFISKPISAKDFIEVAQSIGRYWFETVLLPSPSK is encoded by the coding sequence ATGAAACACAATCTCAAAAAACCGGTCGTGCTACTCATTGCCGACGATGATGAAGAGGACCGGGAAATGACTCGGGAGGCTTTCGAAGGAAATTTCGTTTTTAGCCAAATACAGATGGTAACGGATGGTCTGGCCTTGATCGACTATCTGTTTCGTCAAGGAATCTACGTCGATCCCGAACGCAGTCCACGACCTGGCTTAATTTTACTGGATTTGAATATGCCTCGTATGGATGGTCGTCAGGCCTTACAGCACATCAAGTCGCATCCAGAATTACGAAGCATTCCGGTTATTGTTTTGACGACTTCGCACGCAGAGGAAGATATTTTCAAGAGTTATAATTTGGGCGTGAATTGTTTCATCTCTAAACCGATAAGTGCTAAGGATTTTATCGAAGTTGCCCAGTCTATTGGGCGGTATTGGTTTGAAACGGTTCTATTACCTTCGCCTTCGAAATAA
- a CDS encoding sensor histidine kinase, which translates to MSQLYDSTAYLREAESLLRFGTFDWSTTTEEFYWSEGLFRVLSFPSEVRTPPTAHWFYEQILEVDREKVVTSIQEAIEHQLPFQVQYRILDYTGHELVLMSRGNVLVSPETPDVRLVGITADLTAHYLFEQELKSKMDALDRSNFELEQFAYIASHDLQEPLRKITSFGERLTSRYQENLGEEGKHYLSRMLGATQRMKLLIESLLGYSRISRPEEPFTPVNLNEVVKNVLSDFELRLTETEAEVEVGPLPTLSSLPTQMHQLFQNLLSNALKFTSPDRKPRLRILSSLLNRQEIAEHRFVPGTIYHKITVSDNGIGFEPGQSEQIFTLFKRLHGRSEYEGAGMGLAICKRIVENHGGIIYAQSEPGQGASFVLIFPQQQKASVK; encoded by the coding sequence ATGTCTCAGCTTTATGATAGTACTGCCTACCTTCGGGAAGCTGAATCTTTATTACGATTTGGTACCTTCGATTGGTCGACTACTACGGAAGAATTTTACTGGTCGGAGGGTTTATTCCGCGTATTGAGCTTTCCGTCTGAGGTTCGTACGCCCCCTACCGCACACTGGTTTTATGAGCAGATTCTGGAAGTAGATCGCGAGAAAGTGGTCACCTCGATTCAAGAAGCCATTGAACACCAGCTCCCCTTTCAGGTACAATATCGCATTCTAGACTATACGGGCCATGAACTCGTACTCATGAGTCGGGGGAATGTGCTTGTGAGCCCTGAAACACCAGATGTACGTTTGGTAGGCATCACGGCTGATCTCACTGCTCATTACCTCTTTGAGCAGGAGCTCAAGTCGAAAATGGACGCGCTGGATCGATCCAATTTTGAACTCGAGCAGTTTGCCTATATTGCTTCACACGACTTACAGGAACCACTTCGCAAGATTACTTCTTTCGGCGAACGACTGACGAGCCGTTATCAGGAAAATCTGGGAGAAGAAGGCAAACACTATCTTTCCCGAATGCTCGGAGCTACGCAGCGAATGAAATTGCTCATTGAAAGTCTGCTTGGTTACTCCAGAATTTCGCGTCCAGAGGAGCCGTTTACCCCCGTCAACCTAAATGAGGTTGTCAAGAACGTACTCAGTGATTTTGAATTACGGTTAACGGAAACGGAAGCAGAAGTCGAAGTAGGTCCACTACCGACCCTTTCTTCCCTGCCCACTCAAATGCACCAGTTGTTTCAGAATTTACTGAGTAACGCCCTGAAGTTCACTAGTCCTGATCGGAAGCCTCGCTTAAGGATCTTGTCAAGTCTACTCAACCGTCAGGAGATAGCAGAGCACCGCTTCGTACCGGGCACCATATACCATAAAATCACGGTTAGCGATAACGGTATTGGTTTTGAACCCGGACAGTCGGAACAGATTTTTACTTTATTTAAACGATTACATGGCCGTTCTGAATACGAAGGAGCGGGTATGGGATTGGCCATCTGTAAACGGATTGTTGAAAATCACGGTGGAATCATTTACGCTCAAAGTGAACCGGGTCAGGGTGCTTCGTTCGTACTGATCTTTCCTCAACAACAGAAAGCATCCGTTAAATGA
- a CDS encoding sigma-54-dependent transcriptional regulator — MQKILVIDDDTDICLLLRRFLGRNGFEVAIAHNGTSGLEILTDFKPDLVMTDFRLGDMDGGELLVRIKEQFPHVPVIVITGYSDIKIAVNVMKQGAYDYVTKPLFPDEILVTIRKALDQSTAQPSAPSVNGEAGSSTPAPKRPTGSEQYIFGNGPESKYLYRQVDLVAPTNYSVIIYGESGSGKEAVAQEIHKRSKRSSGPFVAMDCGAISKDLAGSELFGHEKGAFTGALNQKIGHFEQAHGGTLFLDEVSNLPYDVQVSLLRVVQERKLRRLGGTKETPIDVRIIVASNERLIESAKKGKFREDLYYRFNEFSIDVPPLRERNADILVFADYFLQATNGELGKQVRGFADDVVDLFMRYEWPGNLREMRNVIKRATLLTDSEAIQSRDLPFEIVHFNKLQSMETNTPPVTPVYVPEIPVIPPQTYYSEPPVSLVAPDVPKGEKPNLRSAALEAEYDMILKTLKQVNFNKSKAAQLLGIDRKTLYNKMKNYHLS, encoded by the coding sequence ATGCAGAAAATATTAGTAATTGACGACGATACGGACATTTGTCTGCTTCTACGGCGATTCTTGGGGCGTAACGGCTTCGAGGTCGCCATTGCTCATAATGGAACTTCAGGTCTTGAAATCCTTACTGATTTCAAGCCCGACTTAGTCATGACGGACTTCCGTCTGGGAGACATGGACGGAGGCGAATTACTCGTTCGCATTAAGGAACAGTTTCCGCACGTACCTGTCATTGTCATCACGGGTTATTCAGATATTAAAATCGCTGTAAACGTGATGAAACAGGGGGCGTATGACTACGTAACGAAGCCTCTGTTCCCGGATGAGATTTTAGTGACCATTCGGAAGGCACTCGATCAAAGTACGGCTCAGCCCTCCGCACCTAGTGTGAACGGAGAAGCCGGATCTTCAACGCCTGCTCCGAAACGTCCCACCGGATCAGAACAGTATATTTTTGGCAATGGCCCAGAATCTAAATACCTGTATCGTCAGGTAGATCTGGTAGCGCCAACCAACTATAGCGTCATTATCTATGGCGAAAGTGGCTCGGGCAAAGAAGCCGTTGCTCAGGAAATTCACAAACGTAGTAAACGCTCCAGCGGACCTTTCGTAGCCATGGATTGCGGAGCGATTTCCAAGGACTTGGCGGGTTCAGAGCTATTTGGGCACGAAAAAGGTGCTTTTACCGGAGCCCTCAACCAAAAAATTGGTCACTTTGAACAAGCCCACGGGGGTACTCTTTTCTTGGATGAAGTGAGTAACTTACCTTATGATGTGCAAGTTTCGCTTTTGCGGGTGGTACAGGAACGGAAACTACGCCGACTAGGCGGTACGAAAGAAACGCCTATCGATGTACGCATCATTGTCGCCTCGAACGAACGTCTGATTGAATCCGCTAAAAAAGGAAAATTCCGAGAAGACCTTTACTATCGCTTTAACGAATTCAGCATCGATGTACCACCGCTTCGCGAACGTAATGCCGATATCCTGGTATTTGCCGATTACTTTCTGCAAGCCACCAATGGCGAGCTGGGCAAGCAAGTACGCGGCTTTGCCGATGATGTCGTAGATTTGTTCATGCGTTACGAATGGCCGGGTAACCTTCGGGAAATGCGTAACGTCATCAAACGCGCTACGTTACTTACCGATAGCGAGGCTATCCAGTCCAGAGACCTTCCTTTTGAGATTGTACACTTTAACAAGTTGCAATCCATGGAGACCAATACGCCACCCGTAACGCCCGTATACGTACCGGAAATTCCGGTTATTCCTCCACAAACCTACTACAGTGAACCACCCGTTAGCCTGGTGGCTCCGGATGTACCTAAGGGTGAAAAACCCAATTTGCGTTCGGCTGCACTCGAGGCTGAGTACGATATGATTCTCAAGACCCTTAAACAGGTCAATTTTAATAAAAGTAAAGCTGCTCAATTGCTAGGCATTGACCGTAAAACGCTTTACAACAAAATGAAAAATTACCACTTGTCGTAA
- the rpoN gene encoding RNA polymerase factor sigma-54, with protein MSTSVNLSQTQKQTLRVAPQQIQFLNFLQLSTLELEQHLRNELEENPLLEEGAAEKESSDEAEMELSSDERDDHTVDYETPTNVEDYRDWDEFSNDDIPEYKTRLSQDPNAEDDLYSSPIVEQETWREVIKEQIRWMNLKDRQRALAEFIIDSLDDDGFLRSDADALADDYSFGHGIFVDGSEVEEVLTAIHDELEPAGLAARDLRECLLLQLESRRATAATLRAMDIVSECFTELSNRNFEKICKHLSIDQDELRMAVAEIGKLNPKPIVGGNNDSIVVKRGIIPDYVLHYDDYGRIEVALNRGNWPDIRVNSSIIGLVDTSRERGAATYLKNKLQSAQWLVDAIRQRENTMHRAMRMLVELQRPYFETGDVRNLKPMILKDVADRIGMDISTISRVTSGKYVQTPFGLIHLKDLFTEGIRTEDGHEVSNKAIQQALVEHISCEDKRNPFNDFDLMRLLATQGYKISRRTVAKYRDQLGIQSAQFRRGI; from the coding sequence ATGAGCACTTCTGTCAACCTCTCTCAAACTCAGAAACAAACCCTACGGGTAGCTCCTCAGCAGATACAGTTTTTAAATTTTTTACAACTTTCTACGCTGGAGCTTGAGCAACACCTTCGCAACGAATTAGAGGAAAACCCGCTGCTAGAAGAAGGTGCCGCCGAAAAGGAGTCCAGCGATGAGGCCGAAATGGAACTTTCCTCGGACGAACGGGACGATCATACGGTCGATTACGAAACACCGACGAACGTTGAGGACTATAGGGATTGGGACGAATTTTCGAACGATGATATTCCCGAATATAAAACGCGGCTGAGCCAGGATCCCAATGCGGAAGACGATCTGTATTCGTCACCCATCGTTGAACAGGAAACCTGGCGGGAAGTAATTAAAGAACAAATTCGCTGGATGAATCTGAAAGATCGTCAGCGGGCTCTGGCCGAATTTATTATTGATTCCCTCGACGATGATGGCTTCTTGCGTAGCGATGCGGATGCGTTAGCCGATGATTATTCGTTCGGGCATGGAATTTTTGTAGATGGTTCAGAAGTCGAAGAAGTACTCACAGCCATTCATGACGAGCTTGAACCAGCCGGTTTGGCAGCTCGTGATTTACGCGAATGTCTGCTTCTTCAGCTAGAAAGCCGCCGGGCTACTGCAGCAACGCTGCGAGCCATGGATATTGTCAGCGAATGCTTTACTGAACTTTCCAATCGTAACTTTGAAAAGATCTGTAAGCATTTGAGTATTGATCAGGACGAGTTACGAATGGCAGTTGCCGAAATTGGTAAACTCAATCCCAAACCCATCGTCGGTGGGAATAACGATTCAATAGTCGTGAAACGTGGTATTATCCCTGACTATGTTTTACATTACGACGACTATGGACGGATTGAAGTAGCCCTCAACCGCGGCAATTGGCCTGATATTCGGGTAAATAGCTCGATTATCGGTTTAGTCGATACCAGTCGTGAACGCGGAGCCGCCACTTACCTGAAAAATAAGCTACAATCGGCTCAATGGCTGGTTGACGCGATTCGTCAACGGGAAAATACGATGCATCGAGCCATGCGAATGCTGGTTGAGTTACAGCGGCCTTATTTCGAAACGGGTGATGTGCGGAACCTGAAACCCATGATTCTCAAAGATGTAGCAGATCGAATTGGTATGGATATTTCTACCATTTCACGGGTAACGTCGGGTAAATACGTACAAACGCCTTTTGGTCTGATTCACCTGAAAGATTTATTTACGGAAGGCATTCGAACGGAAGACGGTCACGAAGTTTCAAACAAAGCCATTCAGCAAGCACTCGTAGAGCATATTTCCTGCGAAGACAAACGTAATCCATTCAACGACTTCGATCTGATGCGATTACTGGCTACGCAAGGCTATAAAATCTCACGTCGGACGGTCGCTAAATATCGCGATCAACTGGGCATTCAGTCCGCTCAATTCCGACGGGGCATCTAA